TGCAATGACACCCGCGAGGTGTGCTGCGCGTCCTGCGCCAGCAATGATTACCTTACCACCTTCGGCTTTAATCTTTTCCGTCCACGCGACTGTCCGTTCTGGTGAACGATGTGCAGAGGAGACGGTTATCTCAAATGGGACCTCAAATTCTTCTAAAACCTTTGCGGCTTCCGCCATCTT
This is a stretch of genomic DNA from Candidatus Poribacteria bacterium. It encodes these proteins:
- a CDS encoding 5-(carboxyamino)imidazole ribonucleotide mutase, whose product is MSLQEQKTPLVGIVMGSDSDLEKMAEAAKVLEEFEVPFEITVSSAHRSPERTVAWTEKIKAEGGKVIIAGAGRAAHLAGVIA